Proteins encoded by one window of Burkholderia plantarii:
- a CDS encoding GNAT family N-acetyltransferase: MDSVSRPPPALPDTERLSLRHAGRHDAAALLAYYLANRAHLQPWEPSRPASFYTPQSVETRLDAVAAQAAAGQAVHLLLYEKADGRLIGECGLTNIVRGPFQACHLGFSIAGDREGRGLMRECLTGVIRYAFGELGLHRLMANHRPENTRSARLLEALGFEREGIARAYLKIDGAWADHVLRSLINPADV, translated from the coding sequence ATGGATTCCGTTTCCCGCCCGCCGCCGGCCTTGCCCGACACCGAGCGCCTGTCGCTGCGGCACGCCGGCCGCCACGACGCGGCGGCGCTGCTGGCCTATTACCTCGCCAACCGCGCCCATCTCCAGCCCTGGGAGCCGTCGCGTCCCGCGTCGTTCTACACGCCGCAGTCGGTCGAGACGCGGCTCGACGCGGTGGCAGCGCAGGCCGCGGCCGGGCAGGCCGTGCATCTGCTGTTGTACGAGAAGGCCGACGGTCGGCTGATCGGCGAGTGCGGCCTGACGAACATCGTGCGCGGGCCGTTCCAGGCCTGCCACCTCGGGTTCTCGATCGCGGGCGATCGCGAGGGGCGGGGGCTGATGCGCGAATGCCTGACCGGGGTCATCCGGTACGCGTTCGGCGAACTCGGGCTGCATCGCCTGATGGCGAACCATCGTCCCGAAAACACGCGCAGCGCGCGACTGCTCGAAGCGCTGGGTTTCGAGCGAGAAGGCATCGCGCGCGCCTATCTGAAGATCGACGGCGCGTGGGCCGACCATGTCCTGCGGTCGTTGATCAACCCGGCCGACGTATGA
- a CDS encoding SRPBCC family protein: MPASSAEVFEAFHNHDTRLRWDTLLGEATVEGGQRYPRVGAVSVNVGRGWRRLFVLRTRFVSYHPPHLAAATIDAPAGIFRQWSASIRHRDRGDGGSELVYTFTLRLRPRWLDRLFGATMDRIFAAQTRRRFEALAAFLRERADDGTARGSP; encoded by the coding sequence ATGCCCGCCAGCTCGGCCGAGGTGTTCGAGGCCTTCCACAACCACGACACGCGCCTGCGCTGGGACACGCTGCTCGGTGAGGCGACGGTGGAGGGCGGCCAGCGCTATCCGCGGGTGGGCGCCGTGTCGGTCAACGTCGGGCGTGGCTGGCGGCGCCTGTTCGTGCTGCGCACGCGCTTCGTCTCCTACCATCCGCCGCATCTGGCCGCCGCCACGATCGACGCGCCGGCCGGCATCTTCCGGCAATGGAGCGCCTCGATCCGCCATCGCGACCGCGGCGACGGCGGCTCGGAGCTGGTCTACACGTTCACGCTGCGCCTGCGCCCGCGATGGCTCGACCGGCTGTTCGGGGCGACGATGGACCGGATCTTCGCGGCGCAAACGCGGCGGCGCTTCGAGGCGCTCGCGGCGTTTCTGCGCGAGCGCGCCGATGACGGCACGGCACGCGGCTCGCCCTGA